The segment ATCCAAGTACTACATCGGCAACGGCAACGCCGCCGGACTCGTCTCCGTCTTCGGCCGCCGCACCGACATCGAGGGCCCGGACGGCTATGTCTTCTTCGCCGCCGACAGCCGCCACCCGGCCTACCACCTGGTGAAGAACGTCGTCGACTCCTCGAAGTACGTCAGCGAGTTCCGCCTGGAGGACTACCCGGTCACCGAGGCCGACATCCTGCACACCGGCCGCGCCGCCTTCGACGCCGCGCTCAACACCGTCAACGTCGGCAAGTTCAACCTCTGCACCGGCGCGATCGGCATCTGCGAGCACGCGATGTACGAGGCCGTCACCCATGCGCAGAACCGCATCCTCTACGGCCGCCCCGTCACCGCCTTCCCGCACGTCCGCCGCGAGCTGACCGACGCCTATGTCCGCCTCGTCGGGATGAAGCTGTTCAGCGACCGCGCCGTCGACTACTTCCGCTCCGCCGGGCCCGACGACCGCCGCTACCTCCTCTTCAACCCGATGACGAAGATGAAGGTGACCACCGAGGGCGAGAAGGTCATCGATCTGATGTGGGACGTGATCGCCGCCAAGGGCTTCGAGAAGGACACCTACTTCGCCCAGGCCGCGACCGAGATCCGCGGCCTGCCGAAGCTGGAGGGCACGGTCCACGTCAACCTCGCCCTGATCCTCAAGTTCATGGGCAACCATCTGCTGAACCCGGCCGAGTACGCGCCCGTGCCGACGCGCCTCGACGCGGCCGATGACGCGTTCCTCTTCCGGCAGGGCCCGGCCCGCGGTCTGGGCGCCGTACGCTTCCACGACTGGCGCACCGCCTACGACGCCTTCGCCGGGGTGCCGAACGTCGCCCGCTTCCGCGAACAGGCCGACGCCCTCTGCGAGTTCGTCATCACCGCCGCCCCCGACGAGGAGCAGAGCCGCGACCTCGATCTGCTGCTCGCCATCGGCCAGCTGTTCGCGCTGGTCGTCCACGGCCAGCTGATCCTGGAGCAGGCACAGCTGACCGGCCTCGACGAGGACGTGCTCGACGAGCTGTTCGCCGTCCTCGTCCGGGACTTCTCCGCACACGCCGTCGAGCTGCACGGCAAGGACTCCGCCACCGCGGCACAGCAGAGCTGGGCGCTGGGCGCGGTCCGCCGCCCGGTCGTCGACGACGCCCGTTCGGCGCGCGTCTGGCAGCGCGTGGAGGCACTGTCCGGGGCGTACGAGATGGCCCCGTAACCACGCCGCAATCCGCCGCCGGCGCCCCGGTCCGGCAGGCTCGGCCCCGTCCGCGCAGGATGGCTGAGTCTGCCGCGCCGGGGCGCCGCCGCGCGAGCGCCGCCCCTCCGGGCCGATCGGCGCCCGAGACTTCCCCGGCCCTCCGGACGGGCACCCGGAGACCCTCTAGTATCGGCATCCTGATCAGTTCGCGCAGCGGGCGCAGGCCCGGGAGA is part of the Streptomyces platensis genome and harbors:
- a CDS encoding acyl-CoA dehydrogenase family protein, producing the protein MADPLLFNPRTYDPAHFDPETRRLLRATVDWFENRGKRQLIEDYRSRAWLSEFLEFSSKEGLFATFLTPASTADGNQDKRWDTARIAALNEIFGFYGLDYWYAWQVTILGLGPVWQSDNAAVRARAAELLSQGEVFAFGLSEKAHGADIYSTDMLLEPDGDGGFRATGSKYYIGNGNAAGLVSVFGRRTDIEGPDGYVFFAADSRHPAYHLVKNVVDSSKYVSEFRLEDYPVTEADILHTGRAAFDAALNTVNVGKFNLCTGAIGICEHAMYEAVTHAQNRILYGRPVTAFPHVRRELTDAYVRLVGMKLFSDRAVDYFRSAGPDDRRYLLFNPMTKMKVTTEGEKVIDLMWDVIAAKGFEKDTYFAQAATEIRGLPKLEGTVHVNLALILKFMGNHLLNPAEYAPVPTRLDAADDAFLFRQGPARGLGAVRFHDWRTAYDAFAGVPNVARFREQADALCEFVITAAPDEEQSRDLDLLLAIGQLFALVVHGQLILEQAQLTGLDEDVLDELFAVLVRDFSAHAVELHGKDSATAAQQSWALGAVRRPVVDDARSARVWQRVEALSGAYEMAP